CAAAGAACATTGTTGGACTTTTCTTCTGGAGCAGcattatgtttattttctaatatttttaCATTGAACAACAGTGTTTTCTTTGCCTCATCAGAAATCTCTTAACATGTGAGAAGGGGAGGAATGACTTTGTTTAGGTTTGACTAAAGCTGGCTTCCTCTTATGTTGAAAAGACTCAAAGTTATAAGTAACAAATGAAGGTGTGGATTTGATTactgttttcttatttattattttttagcaACCAATACCATCAAGTTTAATCATcaagtttttgttattttgatacAATTGTCTAAATTGACTATTTTTGgcttattaaaataacatttgatcAGCAAttgtaataaaaacaggaagccTGCCTTGTGACTCTTTTGTAATACATGATCAGGAAATGATGCTAATTTGTGTCTTTCTTAAAGAGAATATTTCACATGACATTGTCCAGCAGTGTGACCTTCAGACAATGTCATTCACTGTTTGTGTCCCTCGCTACAGAACTGAAACCTAAAGCTATGTAGGATTCCTCAAACAGAAGTGCTGACAACTGACATTTCTTAATGTTACTTTTCCCTGTGCACCGTAAACGCCATtaatgatgtcatgtttttaatgttcatagATTTGATAAGGGAAAACACAGATCTGCAAACATGTCTGAAGCGTAAGTACAAATGTCTACTTTACTATCATCAGAGAATAAATGAACTTTTCACACAAtgtgaaacaagaaaaaataaaacaaaattcaaccttttcttcctctcttcttgaACTATGGACACCACCTTCCTCTCTGGATAGAGCTGCGGTGAGTTGATTCAACTGTGAAAAATAGAAAACGTCTTAACTTAATGTTTAGTTAACTACAGTAGTTAAGGACTACTAGTCTATATACTTCAAACTTGTAattcaaaaatatacaaaagtgCCTTGTCAACACATGAATTGTTATCAGGGTTAAGTCAGCACATTATATGATACCACATTTGTGTTTGATGAATTACAAATGCTGCACAGACAGATGTATGAACACTGAAAATGAATTTCTTGCtgtatttttaataaacatATTACAAATTCTACATGTGTGCTTCTTCTCCTTCCAGAAACCGAAGCCTAAAATCTCTGCTTCTCGCAGACTGTTCTTAAAGGTAatatgtgtgttactgtgtgtttgtcttggaAAGTGATGCTGTAATAACTCGTTCAAGACATCACCGCCTTAAtctgctttaaaacatttttttgtggttAACCAAATGTGTTACTTTGTAAATGCACCAGACCAAACTGCTAAAGAAGGCCATGACCATGCTGGAGAAGGAcaagcaatttaaaaaagatgaacgagAGAGGATTCTCTCTGAGAGAGTCCCAGGACTCCAAATGTCAGGCCTGTCCCAGCAGGAACTACAGGTATACAGTATTTATCTGCAGCAACATAAGGCGTTTGTTTTAGGTTTGGGGATTTAAAGAAAGTAAAACCAGGGTTtctttgaacaaaaaaacatttttacacaaacCCCTACTGGTATCTAGTTGAAGCAGCTTGAATCAAATGcaaatttgattattttaagaTTGTGTTTTTCAAAGCTGCTTAAAGCTCATTCATTCAAACAGGCTTTTGAACACATGTTGTAATTTTGTAAAGTTGAGTGTAAagttttttatgctttttgcttttcttttgtttcttgttctttCTCTTATAAAgcactgtaaagcactttttgaCTCTGCTCTGAAGGGACTTTACCAAACTAAAAGACCAATTTGGACTAGAAGTCAGGATTATGTCACAGCAGTTGCGTGTGCATTGTGGAGGCAGAAAAGTGATGTAATGTTCACTGCATGTGTACAAACTGTTGCCTTTAGTCAGACATGAGCAACTACAGACTGTGTCTCAAGTTAACATAGCGAGCGAGTGAACGCGTCTCTCCACTGTACTTTCTACtgtgttatttttacagtctatggttttaacACACCTCTCAGACTGTATGTGTCTATTTTAGACTGAGTGTAAGTACAAGCATTCCCCAATCCATAagatttacaacaacaacaatacgggttaaaatatttgtaaaaaaaacaagtcaactCAATTTACATTGTTTCGAACAAGCATCTGCaaagtctctttaaatgtactttGTGACTCCACAAACTCTTTGTATCTGAAGGCACTGATGAACTCTTATAATCTGATGCGAGCGGCGGTGTAGGAtgtttaacattatttttgatAGTAAACAAATGTCCTCAAAAGCTGCTTCTGCCAGTATCACCAGTTAAATCAACACTGCTAGCTAACTTTCTTCCACCAGTTGGGCTCCACCTGCAAAATAAGTCATCACTGTTGACAAACATGAAACTGCTCCATCGCACAAGTCTAATGCACTCATGGTTTTTGTCCACAGAATCTTTGCAAAGAGCTTCACCAGAAAATCGATGTGGTTGATGAAGACCGATATGACATTAATGCTAAAGTGACGATAAATGATAAGGAGGTAAGTCATATCTGTGAATAACTGTAGAGTTATATGGCTTGATTACAATTACAAATGTAGAAGATACACACTGTATGTAACCGTCACTCATTGGGAATTAGAAGGTAATATATTGATGGCaggtttgtcatttttgttgaaAACAGATACAGGACTTGGCTCAGAAGATCTTTGAGTTGAAGGGCAAAATGAAGAGACCAAACCTGAGAAGGGTGAGGGTGTCTGCTGACGCCATGCTGGGAGCTCTGCTGGGCAGTAAGGTCAAAGAGTCTGTGGACTTCAAGGCCAACCTCAAGACtgtgaagaaggaggaggagaaggtaaGCACGagttttaatacagtttaatgcAGCGTGGCATCTTGTTTCAGTTTAAATCAGGTCACTGTTAGTTTAGTGGATATATCTATGACATATCTatcactttactttttttaatgagacTCTAATAAACAACATATTCTTCATCATGACAAAGTGGTTGCCATAAATGGTTCAGTTGCTACATAAAATATGGGCACCACGTGCTCTAGGTGTTATCAGATCTCTATTTTGGAGAACCTAACATGCAGAAGCTTGAAGGTTGTTAGCACAAATGCCAAAGCTCAAAAGTATGAAATATACAGCTATGAGATAATCACTTGTTGTATTTTTAGATTATATCTTTACTATAACCTGATTCAAAACCAGTAGAGCTCAAATGCTTTTTAGGTAACTAGAAAGTAGAAGATACATCCTGAGAATGATTTCATGCGTTACATGCAGAGCATATTAATACGGTGTCTGTTGTGCAAACCAAAAAAACCTTAATATCCAAATTCCCCAACATTGTAAACTTATATGTTTAGTACAAATGGCTTCAATTGTTACGGAGAATGATCTGACCCGAATCATCTTTTGCCtcaacagaaagaggaagtgacTGACTGGCGTAAGAACGTGGAGTCCATGTCCGGTATGGAGGGCAGAAAGAAGCTGTTTAATGCTGGCCAGTAGAATCGCTGAATGtcattgtgaatgtgtttggTGCTCTAAACAGGTGGAACCAGGGAATAATAAGTTCACTTCATTACaacagtgaacatgaacactaGGGTAACAAGCAGTTGTCTTGCACAGTTGATGTGTCATGGTTGTGTAAATGTCAAAAGTGAACATGTTCAACTTAATGATAATTCACacaatacatatattttattcataatgTATGAGGTATTATGGAAAACATATCTATTTAAGAAAACCAAAGCTCTGTAATGCTTTTGCAGTTTTTAGTATAAAGATGATTTCATGAACCCACCACTATTGGCTGTCCAGATAACATGTAGTAATATAACGGCCTCGCTTTTTGACTTCTGCTATGGACAACAATAAACAGGGAAAGGAAACTAAATTGGAATATTTGTCCTAATTAATGAACATTTGATCCGAATCATTCTGTAAAATCCTTTTCTTCAAAAGCATCTTTGGTATTCATGGGATTTCCAGGTTAAAAATTTTTGCCTGTCTAATAAAGAGAGTGAATACTGAATACACATTCCAGGGGCAGCTAATTGATGTTAACTGTTCATGGAGTCAAGTTGAGCATCCCTGAAAACTAATGAGTGTATAATTCCACTAAGTTATTTAAGAGCAAAAGCTGTGAATGGTgtttcaaataataaaataaaagtgatgtGCTCAGAGTATAATAGTCCTTTTTGTGATATACTGGAGCATTATAGCTCTCCTTTTAGCACTGTTTAACTATTTAACACATGCACGCCTAATGGTTCATCATCATATGTAATTTCCACCAAGGTTGCTctcccttaaaggtcacatagtaTTCTCCTTTCCAACAAGttgaaataagtctcagagctccccaaaacatgtctgggAAGTTTCTTGTGAGAAATCTCCTCGGATCCTATATTTTATCATTCCTATAAATCCGTTTATTACAGCCCTGTTTAGAACAGGCTGTAActgtgtctatagctttaaatgcaaatgagctttgtctg
This genomic interval from Labrus mixtus chromosome 4, fLabMix1.1, whole genome shotgun sequence contains the following:
- the LOC132972724 gene encoding troponin I, slow skeletal muscle-like isoform X1 translates to MNTENEFLAVFLINILQILHVCFFSFQKPKPKISASRRLFLKTKLLKKAMTMLEKDKQFKKDERERILSERVPGLQMSGLSQQELQNLCKELHQKIDVVDEDRYDINAKVTINDKEIQDLAQKIFELKGKMKRPNLRRVRVSADAMLGALLGSKVKESVDFKANLKTVKKEEEKKEEVTDWRKNVESMSGMEGRKKLFNAGQ
- the LOC132972724 gene encoding troponin I, slow skeletal muscle-like isoform X2, translating into MHQTKLLKKAMTMLEKDKQFKKDERERILSERVPGLQMSGLSQQELQNLCKELHQKIDVVDEDRYDINAKVTINDKEIQDLAQKIFELKGKMKRPNLRRVRVSADAMLGALLGSKVKESVDFKANLKTVKKEEEKKEEVTDWRKNVESMSGMEGRKKLFNAGQ